A genomic window from Gemmatimonadaceae bacterium includes:
- the crcB gene encoding fluoride efflux transporter CrcB has translation MPSLPILLGVAGGGAFGSLLRFSVGRLLPVAAGTLPWSTLAINVLGSLALGALAGAGFDRPDASPALRAFLGVGLLGGFTTFSTFSLETVSLFHAGAPLRAVAYATLSVVASVGAAALGFALARS, from the coding sequence GTGCCCTCCCTCCCGATCCTCCTCGGCGTCGCCGGCGGCGGCGCCTTCGGTTCGCTGCTCCGTTTTTCCGTCGGCCGCCTCCTGCCAGTGGCGGCGGGCACGCTGCCGTGGAGCACACTCGCCATCAACGTGCTGGGTTCGCTGGCGCTCGGCGCGCTGGCCGGCGCCGGATTCGACCGCCCCGACGCCTCACCTGCACTCCGTGCCTTCCTCGGCGTAGGCCTGCTGGGCGGATTCACGACCTTCTCGACGTTCTCGCTGGAGACGGTCTCGCTGTTTCACGCCGGCGCGCCGTTGCGCGCGGTGGCGTACGCGACGCTGAGCGTCGTCGCCTCGGTCGGCGCCGCCGCACTCGGCTTCGCGCTCGCACGCTCCTGA
- a CDS encoding YafY family transcriptional regulator codes for MRRADRLYRITEYLRGRRLTTAAWLASRLGVSVRTVYRDVADLSASGVPVVGEAGVGYALARRMDLPPLMFTRDELEALALGLRFTQAAADAPMRSAAERAQAKIRAAVPRDLAERMRETPAFVTRRDPAVSARLAELLAAVDGRRVLRLDYADAKGAVTRRNVWPLAALCSALAWTVVAWCELRAAFRAFRLDRIRSLTPLARSYPVQPGRTLQDYFNRMHDEYGLAPTDFDPER; via the coding sequence TTGCGCCGTGCCGATCGACTGTACCGCATCACCGAGTACCTCCGCGGCCGTCGGCTCACGACGGCCGCCTGGTTGGCCTCGCGGCTGGGGGTGTCGGTGCGTACCGTGTATCGCGACGTGGCGGACCTCTCTGCGTCCGGTGTGCCGGTCGTCGGCGAGGCGGGGGTCGGCTATGCACTCGCGCGGCGAATGGACCTGCCCCCATTGATGTTCACCCGCGACGAGTTGGAGGCGCTGGCGCTGGGCCTGCGCTTCACGCAGGCCGCCGCCGACGCGCCGATGCGAAGTGCCGCGGAGCGGGCCCAGGCCAAGATTCGCGCGGCGGTGCCGCGGGACCTCGCCGAGCGGATGCGCGAGACGCCGGCATTCGTCACGCGGCGCGACCCCGCGGTCTCGGCGCGACTGGCCGAGCTTCTCGCGGCGGTGGACGGCAGGCGGGTGCTGCGCCTCGATTACGCCGATGCCAAGGGTGCCGTCACGCGGCGGAACGTGTGGCCCTTGGCCGCATTGTGCAGTGCGCTCGCGTGGACGGTGGTCGCGTGGTGTGAGCTCCGCGCGGCCTTTCGCGCCTTCCGCCTGGATCGGATTCGCAGCCTGACCCCGCTCGCACGCAGCTATCCCGTACAGCCGGGGCGCACGCTCCAGGACTACTTCAACCGGATGCACGACGAGTATGGCCTCGCGCCGACCGACTTCGACCCCGAACGCTGA
- a CDS encoding DUF1905 domain-containing protein has translation MASRRPTSTPNAERSAPGYGGRFVAPLFRWSEGKGAWYFVRVPDRLAPSSTHGWGRAPVTATVDGRTWETSVWREKSGRTLLAVPKHIRGAKDDGDRVTVTLRYAAL, from the coding sequence ATGGCCTCGCGCCGACCGACTTCGACCCCGAACGCTGAGCGCTCCGCGCCGGGGTATGGCGGCCGCTTCGTGGCGCCGCTGTTCCGCTGGAGCGAAGGCAAGGGCGCCTGGTACTTCGTCCGCGTGCCGGACCGCCTCGCACCGTCCTCGACCCACGGCTGGGGCCGTGCCCCGGTCACCGCGACCGTCGACGGCAGGACCTGGGAGACGAGCGTCTGGCGCGAGAAGTCCGGACGCACGCTGCTCGCCGTGCCCAAGCATATCCGGGGCGCCAAGGACGACGGCGATCGCGTGACGGTGACGCTGCGGTACGCGGCGCTCTAG
- a CDS encoding M20/M25/M40 family metallo-hydrolase, protein MTASADVVALAAELLAIPSTTRDEGAAVDFVARWLVARDWNVTVQEVTPGRGNIWASRKGGGVTLSTHLDTVPPYVPPRREDGRLYGRGACDAKGIAAAMMVAADRLVAAGEERVDLLFVVGEERGSDGARLANQLPATSKWLINGEPTESVLASGCKGALRVIVRTTGREAHSAYAHLGQSAITPMLELLQELPQLKLPADPVLGPSTVNVGIIRGGTEANIVPGACEAEMMVRLVGDVAEVKKILKPWAKGRAELEFGSHIPAQHFHTVPGFDTAPMAYTSDIPLLGNWGTPLLFGPGSIHVAHTPEEHIEEAELKQSVESYVKLVKHLLDG, encoded by the coding sequence ATGACCGCATCTGCCGACGTCGTCGCGCTCGCCGCCGAACTGCTCGCCATCCCCTCTACTACCCGCGACGAAGGCGCGGCGGTGGACTTCGTGGCGCGCTGGCTGGTGGCCCGCGACTGGAACGTCACGGTGCAGGAAGTCACGCCCGGGCGCGGCAACATCTGGGCGTCGCGCAAGGGCGGGGGCGTCACGCTCTCCACGCACCTGGACACGGTGCCGCCCTACGTGCCGCCGCGCCGCGAGGACGGCCGGCTCTACGGCCGCGGCGCCTGCGACGCCAAGGGCATCGCCGCCGCGATGATGGTCGCCGCCGACCGTCTCGTCGCTGCGGGCGAGGAGCGCGTGGACCTGCTCTTCGTCGTCGGCGAGGAGCGCGGCTCCGACGGCGCGCGCCTCGCCAACCAACTGCCGGCCACCTCGAAGTGGCTGATCAACGGCGAGCCCACCGAGTCGGTGCTCGCCTCGGGCTGCAAGGGCGCGCTGCGCGTCATCGTGCGCACCACGGGGCGCGAGGCCCACTCCGCCTACGCGCACCTCGGCCAGAGCGCCATCACGCCGATGCTCGAACTGCTGCAGGAACTTCCCCAGCTCAAGCTGCCGGCAGACCCCGTCCTCGGTCCCAGCACCGTGAACGTCGGCATCATCCGCGGCGGCACGGAGGCGAACATCGTCCCCGGCGCCTGCGAAGCCGAGATGATGGTGCGCCTCGTCGGCGACGTCGCCGAGGTCAAGAAGATCCTCAAGCCCTGGGCCAAGGGACGTGCCGAACTCGAGTTCGGCTCGCACATTCCGGCGCAGCACTTTCACACCGTGCCCGGTTTCGACACCGCCCCGATGGCCTACACCAGCGACATCCCTCTGCTCGGCAACTGGGGCACGCCGCTGCTCTTCGGTCCCGGCTCCATCCACGTGGCGCACACGCCGGAGGAGCACATTGAGGAAGCGGAGTTGAAGCAAAGTGTTGAGAGCTACGTGAAGCTGGTGAAGCACTTACTCGACGGATGA
- the asd gene encoding aspartate-semialdehyde dehydrogenase, which translates to MSDPRLPVAILGATGAVGQTFVRLLAGHPWFRLAEVAASDRSAGKRYEDATKWIEGTMPAEVKDLVVTTCDPAEVKSKVVFSAMDAVAAETVEPAFAAAGRFVLSNTKTFRMTEDVPLVIPEVNANHLALLDAQRARGWSGGVVTNANCAAIAATMALAPLHERFGLTELFIATMQAVSGAGYPGVPSLDILGNVIPYIGGDEEGKIEREMQKMLGTLEGTRIAEAPFVVSAHANRVPVEHGHTVVMSAKFRQKPSPSEAIAVIRNWQGEVASLRLPSSPARPLVLAEQPDRPQPRRDVQLGNGMTVTVGRVREDAIFHLKLVAMGHNTIRGAAGGAVLNAEVLATTGRLGWTPPGRR; encoded by the coding sequence GTGTCCGATCCCAGACTCCCCGTTGCCATCCTTGGCGCCACCGGCGCCGTCGGCCAGACCTTCGTCCGGTTGCTGGCCGGCCATCCGTGGTTCCGCCTGGCCGAGGTCGCGGCCTCGGACCGCTCGGCGGGCAAGCGCTATGAGGATGCGACGAAGTGGATCGAGGGCACGATGCCGGCGGAGGTCAAGGACCTCGTCGTTACCACTTGCGACCCCGCCGAGGTGAAGTCGAAGGTCGTGTTCTCGGCGATGGATGCCGTCGCGGCGGAGACGGTGGAGCCGGCCTTCGCGGCGGCGGGACGCTTCGTGCTCAGCAACACCAAGACCTTCCGGATGACCGAGGACGTCCCCCTCGTCATCCCAGAGGTGAACGCCAACCACCTCGCGTTGCTCGACGCGCAGCGGGCCCGCGGCTGGAGCGGCGGCGTCGTCACCAACGCCAACTGCGCTGCCATCGCCGCGACGATGGCGCTGGCGCCGCTGCACGAGCGCTTCGGCCTCACCGAGCTCTTCATCGCGACGATGCAGGCGGTGAGCGGGGCGGGGTACCCGGGCGTGCCGTCGCTGGACATCCTCGGCAACGTCATCCCCTACATCGGCGGCGACGAAGAGGGCAAGATCGAGCGCGAGATGCAGAAGATGCTCGGCACCCTCGAAGGCACGCGCATCGCCGAGGCGCCGTTCGTGGTGAGCGCGCACGCCAACCGCGTGCCGGTCGAGCACGGCCACACGGTGGTGATGTCGGCCAAGTTCCGGCAGAAGCCGAGCCCCAGCGAAGCCATCGCGGTGATCCGCAATTGGCAGGGCGAGGTGGCATCGCTCAGGCTGCCGAGTTCCCCAGCGCGTCCACTGGTGCTCGCCGAGCAGCCGGACCGACCGCAGCCGCGCCGCGACGTCCAGCTCGGCAACGGGATGACCGTCACCGTCGGCCGCGTGCGCGAAGATGCGATCTTCCATCTCAAGCTCGTCGCGATGGGCCACAACACCATCCGCGGCGCCGCGGGCGGCGCGGTGCTCAACGCCGAAGTGCTCGCGACCACCGGGCGCTTGGGCTGGACCCCGCCAGGCCGCCGATGA
- the lysC gene encoding lysine-sensitive aspartokinase 3 has product MIVCKFGGTSVGDAGAIARTVGIVRSKLEREPVVVVSALAGTTNRLIELAEQAAKGELIVALAICEELRTRHLETIAELLGGDAAHDDVAAETAAMFDELAHLAEALSVLGDLTPRSHDAVASMGERLSAPIVAAAMAKAGIPAVYVDARRVMVTSEDFGRAEPLADDIAIACRATIAPLLREGKVPVLGGYIGATRAGVTSTLGRGGSDYSASLFGAAMEAEAIEIWTDVDGMLTADPRVVSGAQLIGHIRFDEAAELANFGAKVLHPNTIAPAVRRGIPVFVFNSHKPQGTGTRITFDAPRTPVRAIAGKTRTVVVKIRSPRMLATPGALRKIFEVFERNRTSVDVVATSEVSVSVTVDDDQHLDAVVAQLSAFGDVAVERQRGIVALVGAGLGEHTATMARALSALGDLRLHMVSLSATGINLTLIVDGDQVNEAMRRLHAAFFGGAA; this is encoded by the coding sequence ATGATTGTCTGCAAGTTCGGCGGGACCTCGGTCGGCGACGCCGGCGCCATCGCGCGCACGGTGGGCATCGTGCGCAGCAAGCTGGAGCGCGAGCCCGTGGTAGTGGTCTCGGCGCTGGCCGGCACGACGAACCGCTTGATTGAACTCGCCGAGCAGGCGGCCAAGGGCGAACTCATCGTCGCGCTGGCGATCTGCGAAGAACTGCGCACGCGGCACCTCGAGACCATCGCCGAACTCCTCGGCGGCGACGCGGCGCACGATGACGTGGCGGCCGAGACGGCCGCGATGTTCGACGAACTCGCGCACCTCGCCGAGGCGCTCTCGGTGCTCGGTGACCTGACGCCGCGCTCGCACGACGCCGTCGCATCGATGGGCGAGCGCCTCTCGGCGCCGATCGTCGCCGCTGCGATGGCGAAGGCAGGCATACCCGCGGTGTACGTGGATGCCCGCCGCGTGATGGTCACCAGCGAGGACTTCGGCCGCGCCGAGCCGCTGGCTGACGACATCGCCATCGCCTGCCGCGCGACCATCGCGCCGCTGTTGCGCGAGGGCAAGGTGCCGGTGCTCGGCGGGTACATCGGCGCCACGCGCGCCGGCGTCACCAGCACGCTGGGTCGCGGCGGCTCCGACTACTCGGCCTCGCTCTTCGGCGCGGCGATGGAAGCCGAGGCCATCGAGATCTGGACCGACGTGGACGGGATGCTCACCGCCGACCCGCGCGTCGTGAGCGGCGCGCAGCTCATCGGGCACATCCGCTTCGACGAAGCCGCTGAGCTCGCGAACTTCGGTGCCAAGGTGCTGCACCCCAACACCATCGCGCCGGCCGTGCGCCGGGGCATCCCGGTGTTCGTGTTCAACTCGCACAAGCCGCAGGGCACCGGGACACGCATCACCTTCGACGCGCCGCGCACGCCCGTGCGCGCCATCGCCGGCAAGACGCGCACGGTGGTCGTGAAGATCCGTTCGCCACGAATGCTCGCCACCCCCGGCGCGCTGCGAAAGATCTTCGAGGTCTTCGAGCGCAACCGCACGTCGGTGGACGTGGTCGCGACCTCCGAGGTGAGCGTCAGCGTGACCGTCGACGACGACCAGCATCTCGACGCCGTCGTCGCACAGCTCAGCGCCTTCGGCGACGTGGCGGTGGAGCGCCAGCGCGGCATCGTGGCACTCGTCGGCGCCGGACTCGGCGAACACACCGCCACGATGGCCCGCGCCCTTTCCGCGCTCGGCGACCTGCGCTTGCATATGGTCTCGCTCTCGGCCACTGGCATCAACCTCACCCTCATCGTGGACGGCGACCAAGTGAACGAAGCGATGCGTCGCCTGCACGCGGCCTTCTTCGGCGGAGCGGCCTGA
- the dapA gene encoding 4-hydroxy-tetrahydrodipicolinate synthase — protein MTVALRGAITALVTPFNADGSLDEAALAKLVEWQIAEGIHGLVPVGSTGEAVTLSLAERERVVRIVAEAAKGRVPVIAGAGSNDTAAAIEASKVLGKAGATHLLHVSPMYNKPPQRGIVAHFTAVADASPLPIVLYNVPGRTGSNMTAETTLALAEHANICAVKEASGNTGQIDAILRGRPEGFGVLSGDDGLTLAVMAAGGDGVISVISNAVPKLCAQLTDALAASDLKTASLIHHRLAPLVDAAFIESNPIPMKAALAMMGKMRNVLRLPLVPLDAKHEARMSAALRIAGVAL, from the coding sequence ATGACCGTAGCGCTCCGTGGCGCGATCACCGCGCTGGTCACCCCGTTCAACGCCGACGGCTCGCTGGACGAAGCGGCGCTGGCGAAGCTCGTTGAATGGCAGATCGCCGAAGGCATCCACGGGCTCGTCCCGGTCGGGTCCACCGGCGAAGCCGTCACGCTCTCCCTCGCCGAGCGCGAACGCGTCGTGCGGATCGTCGCCGAGGCGGCCAAGGGCCGCGTGCCGGTGATCGCCGGCGCCGGCTCCAACGACACCGCTGCCGCCATCGAGGCCTCGAAGGTGCTGGGCAAGGCCGGCGCCACGCACCTGCTGCACGTCTCGCCGATGTACAACAAGCCGCCCCAGCGGGGCATCGTCGCGCACTTCACCGCCGTCGCCGACGCCTCGCCGCTGCCGATCGTGCTCTACAACGTGCCCGGCCGCACCGGCAGCAATATGACCGCCGAGACGACCCTGGCTCTCGCCGAGCACGCCAACATCTGCGCAGTGAAGGAAGCCAGCGGCAACACCGGGCAGATCGACGCCATCCTCCGCGGACGCCCCGAAGGCTTCGGCGTGCTCAGCGGTGATGACGGCCTCACGCTGGCCGTGATGGCAGCCGGCGGCGACGGCGTGATCTCGGTGATCTCCAACGCCGTGCCGAAGCTCTGCGCGCAGCTCACCGACGCACTGGCCGCCAGCGACCTCAAGACCGCCAGCCTCATTCATCACCGGCTCGCGCCGCTGGTGGACGCCGCGTTCATCGAGAGCAATCCGATCCCGATGAAAGCCGCGCTGGCGATGATGGGCAAGATGCGCAACGTGCTCCGCCTCCCGCTGGTCCCGCTCGACGCCAAGCACGAGGCGCGGATGTCCGCCGCGCTGCGCATCGCGGGGGTGGCGCTGTGA
- a CDS encoding 2,3,4,5-tetrahydropyridine-2,6-dicarboxylate N-succinyltransferase, translating to MEQQVERLFPLAAEKLPPETEAVVEALLEALEAGTVRSAVKDKKGNWKAVPWVKRGILLGFRSGRVVEMSGKDSPFQFFDKHTYPPQKLTLSRGVRLVPGGSSVRRGAHIASGVVCMPPMYINVGAYVGAGTMVDSHALVGSCAQIGERVHLSAAAQVGGVLEPVNASPVVIEDDVIVGGNCGVYEGTVVREKAVLAAGVVLTRGTPVFDLVNEEVLRGSADAPLVIPAGAVVVPGARAVKGGFAAKQGLSVQTPLIVKYRDEKTDLATALESWLR from the coding sequence TTGGAGCAGCAGGTCGAGCGGCTCTTCCCGCTCGCCGCCGAGAAGCTGCCGCCAGAGACGGAGGCCGTGGTCGAGGCACTGCTCGAGGCGCTGGAGGCAGGCACCGTCCGCTCGGCCGTCAAGGACAAGAAGGGGAACTGGAAGGCCGTGCCCTGGGTGAAGCGCGGCATCCTGCTCGGCTTCCGCTCCGGGCGCGTCGTCGAGATGTCCGGCAAGGATTCACCGTTCCAGTTCTTCGACAAGCACACCTATCCGCCGCAGAAGCTCACGCTCTCGCGCGGCGTGCGTCTCGTGCCCGGCGGCTCGTCGGTGCGGCGCGGGGCCCACATCGCGTCCGGCGTGGTCTGTATGCCGCCGATGTACATCAACGTGGGCGCCTACGTCGGCGCCGGCACGATGGTCGATTCGCACGCGCTGGTCGGCTCCTGCGCGCAGATCGGCGAGCGCGTGCACTTGAGCGCTGCCGCGCAGGTGGGCGGCGTGCTCGAGCCGGTGAACGCATCCCCGGTGGTCATCGAGGACGACGTGATCGTCGGCGGCAACTGCGGCGTCTACGAAGGCACCGTCGTGCGCGAGAAGGCCGTGCTCGCCGCCGGCGTCGTGCTCACGCGCGGCACGCCGGTGTTCGACTTGGTGAACGAGGAGGTGCTTCGTGGCTCGGCCGATGCGCCGCTGGTGATCCCGGCGGGCGCCGTCGTCGTGCCCGGTGCGCGCGCCGTGAAGGGCGGCTTCGCCGCCAAGCAGGGGCTCTCCGTGCAGACGCCGCTGATCGTGAAGTACCGGGACGAGAAGACCGACCTCGCGACCGCGCTCGAGTCCTGGCTCCGCTAG
- the aroA gene encoding 3-phosphoshikimate 1-carboxyvinyltransferase, producing the protein MTRAANRSAALRVPGDKSISHRALMLAALGRGPSRLRGLLQSADIESTAQVLRDLGVNIPALDDAEVIVEGQGLRGLRAPAGPLDCGNSGTTARMMAGIVAGAGLSATFTGDASLSRRPMRRVAAPLQAMGASVTLPEHGGLPMTLGGGALRGITWRPEVASAQIKSAVLLAGLVADVPVEVEEPAATRDHTERMLRARGVDLRVEGLSVALNPRARLDACDVDIPGDPSSAAFVAGLAAMGGVRGGALRAENVGINPARLGGFRALRRIGAVIEHEDVTDQGGEPVATLVCSAATLRGIIIAPEEIPGLIDELPLLAAVAARAEGETRVTGAEELRVKESDRIAAMVAGLRAVGADAEELPDGFVVRGSDRPLRGRVVTHGDHRIAMAFGVLGALPGNAIEVDDPSCCAVSWPSFWDDLRALTRD; encoded by the coding sequence ATGACGCGCGCGGCGAATCGTTCTGCTGCACTCCGGGTTCCCGGCGACAAGTCCATCTCCCACCGCGCGCTGATGCTCGCGGCGCTGGGCCGCGGCCCCTCGCGGTTGCGCGGGTTGCTGCAGAGCGCCGACATCGAGTCCACCGCGCAGGTACTCCGCGACCTCGGCGTCAACATCCCCGCGCTCGACGACGCGGAGGTGATCGTCGAAGGCCAGGGACTGCGCGGCCTGCGCGCACCCGCCGGGCCTCTCGACTGCGGCAACTCCGGCACGACGGCACGGATGATGGCTGGCATCGTCGCCGGCGCGGGACTTTCGGCGACCTTCACCGGGGATGCATCACTCAGCCGCCGGCCGATGCGTCGCGTGGCCGCCCCGCTGCAGGCGATGGGAGCCAGCGTCACGCTCCCCGAGCACGGTGGCCTGCCGATGACGCTCGGCGGCGGCGCGCTGCGCGGCATCACGTGGCGGCCCGAAGTCGCCAGTGCGCAAATCAAGAGCGCAGTGCTATTGGCCGGCTTGGTCGCGGACGTGCCCGTGGAGGTGGAGGAACCCGCCGCCACCCGCGACCACACCGAACGGATGCTCCGCGCGCGCGGCGTGGACCTGCGCGTCGAAGGCCTCAGCGTCGCGCTCAACCCGCGAGCGCGTCTCGATGCCTGCGACGTGGACATCCCGGGCGATCCCTCATCGGCCGCGTTCGTCGCCGGCCTCGCCGCGATGGGTGGCGTCCGTGGCGGCGCGCTGCGGGCCGAGAACGTGGGGATCAACCCTGCGCGGCTCGGCGGCTTCCGCGCGCTCCGCCGGATTGGCGCTGTCATCGAGCACGAAGACGTCACCGACCAAGGCGGGGAACCCGTGGCGACCCTCGTCTGCTCCGCGGCCACGCTGCGCGGCATCATCATCGCACCCGAGGAGATCCCCGGCCTCATCGACGAGCTGCCGCTGCTCGCCGCCGTCGCGGCCCGCGCCGAAGGCGAGACGCGCGTCACCGGTGCCGAGGAGCTGCGAGTGAAGGAGAGCGATCGCATCGCCGCGATGGTCGCGGGTCTCCGCGCCGTTGGCGCCGACGCCGAGGAGCTGCCCGACGGCTTCGTGGTGCGCGGCAGCGACCGCCCTCTGCGCGGGCGCGTGGTCACGCACGGGGATCACCGCATCGCGATGGCCTTCGGCGTCCTCGGCGCCTTGCCGGGCAATGCCATTGAAGTCGATGACCCTTCGTGCTGCGCCGTCAGTTGGCCAAGTTTCTGGGATGACCTCCGCGCCCTCACCCGTGACTGA
- the cmk gene encoding (d)CMP kinase produces MTSAPSPVTERRRPLVVAIDGPAASGKSSTAKWVARELGLRHVDSGSLYRAATAAALRSGRAPETWLERDVLAAAQPLHLVPAETTFHPYLGDEDLEAEIRGKEVTANVSLVARMPAVRTWVNAQVRAAAEGHPIVVDGRDMGTAVFPQARVKVFLVADPWERARRRLVQRLQRAPDDAEIAAEVEALVQRDLKDEAQTQQAKDAVLIDTTFLTQEEQVQRIVALARQALKGAP; encoded by the coding sequence ATGACCTCCGCGCCCTCACCCGTGACTGAGCGCCGCCGACCGCTGGTGGTGGCCATCGACGGCCCCGCCGCTTCCGGCAAGAGCTCGACCGCCAAGTGGGTGGCGCGGGAGCTCGGCCTCCGGCACGTGGACTCGGGTTCGCTCTACCGTGCTGCAACCGCCGCGGCGCTGCGCAGCGGCCGCGCGCCGGAGACTTGGCTCGAGCGGGACGTGCTCGCCGCAGCCCAGCCGCTGCACCTCGTGCCGGCCGAGACCACCTTCCACCCGTACCTCGGCGACGAGGACCTCGAAGCCGAGATCCGTGGCAAGGAAGTCACAGCCAACGTGAGCCTCGTGGCGCGGATGCCGGCCGTGCGCACGTGGGTGAACGCGCAGGTGCGCGCCGCCGCCGAGGGACATCCCATCGTGGTGGACGGCCGCGATATGGGCACCGCCGTGTTCCCGCAGGCGCGAGTGAAGGTCTTCCTCGTCGCTGACCCCTGGGAACGCGCGCGGCGCCGCCTCGTGCAGCGCCTGCAGCGGGCGCCCGATGACGCCGAGATCGCCGCCGAGGTCGAGGCGCTGGTGCAGCGTGACCTCAAGGACGAGGCGCAGACCCAGCAGGCCAAGGACGCCGTGCTCATCGACACCACCTTCCTCACGCAGGAAGAGCAGGTGCAGCGCATCGTCGCGCTGGCCCGCCAGGCGCTGAAGGGCGCGCCTTAG